The Pseudomonas fulva 12-X sequence GCCTCGGTGTACCGCCGCTTCCAGGACCTCAACGAATTCCGCGAGGAAATCGACCGTCTTTCCCGCGAGCCGAATCAGGATTGAGATGAGCAACAGCGATCACGCCTACATGGCGCGCGCCCTCGAACTGGCGCGCAAGGGTCTGTATTCCACCCACCCCAATCCCCGTGTCGGCTGCGTGATCGTGCGCGACGGCAAGATCGTCGGCGAAGGCTGGCACGCCAAGGCCGGCGAGCCCCATGCCGAGGTTCATGCGCTGCGCCAGGCCGGCGACAAGGCCCGTGGCGCTACCGCCTACGTGACCCTGGAGCCGTGCAGCCATCACGGGCGTACGCCGCCGTGCGCCGACGCGCTGATCGCCGCCGGCATCACCCGCGTAGTCGCCGCCATGCAGGACCCCAACCCCGAGGTCGCCGGGCGTGGCCTGCTGCGCCTGATGAATGCCGGCATTGCCGTGCAGGGCGGCGTGCTGGGGGCCGAGGCGCGGGCGCTGAATGCTGGCTTCATCAAGCGTATGGAGACCGGCCTGCCGCTGGTGCGCGTCAAGCTGGCGATGAGCCTGGATGGGCGTACCGCCATGGCCAGTGGCGAGAGCCAATGGATCACCGGGCCGGCGGCGCGGGCCGCGGTGCAGCGCCTGCGAGCGCGCTCCAGCGTGGTGCTCAGCGGCGCCGATACCCTGCTGGCCGATGGCGCGCGGCTAACCGTACGCCCGGACGAACTGGGCCTGGGCGCCGAGATGACCGCCCTGGCTCAGGTGCGCCCGCCGCTGCGGGTGCTGGTCGATGGCCGCCTGCGGGTGCCACTCAGTGCGCCGTTCTTCCAGGCCGGCCCGGCGCTGGTGGCGACCTGCGCGGCGGCCACCTCGCGCTGCCGTTATCAGGATGACGGCCACGAGCTGCTGGCCATTCCCGGCAGCAGCGGCCATGTGGATCTGCGCAAGCTGCTGGTGGAACTGGCCGCACGCGGTGCCAACGAAGTGCTGGTCGAGGCCGGGCCAAAGCTGGCCGGCGCCTTTGCTCGTCTCGGGCTGGTCGACGAGTACCAGCTATTCGTCGCGCCCAAGTTCCTCGGCTCCAGCGCCCGCCCGCTGCTCGACCTGCCGCTGGCGCGCATGGCCGAAGCGCCGTCGCTGAAGATCGTCGACATGCGCGCCGTGGGCGATGACTGGCGCATCGTCGCCGTGCCCGATCGCGCGAATTGAATGGCTGCCGGGCATCTGTTCAGAGGCTTTCTGAGCAGGCGTATGGGCGGCTACAAGGCAAGAGCGGACATCCAACGATTCAATGTGGGAACGGGCCATGCCCGTGATTTTTTCGCGGGCATGGCCCGCTCCCACAGATAATCACCAGTCCTCCCGACGGGAATGACCGGCCGCTCCCGCCACGCTGCAGCCAAATAACTGAAGCCCGGCACGAAGATCGTGAACAGGCTCTTGGGCAGAGCCGCCGTGCGCTGGCGCGGCAAGTGTGGTAAAACGCCTGTCGGCTGCGACAAGCAGCCACACGTTCTCAGGGCGGGGTGTAATTCCCCACCGGCGGTAATGCTGCGCAACGCAGCTAGCCCGCGAGCGCCCGGTACGGCACCAGCCGCCCGGGG is a genomic window containing:
- the ribD gene encoding bifunctional diaminohydroxyphosphoribosylaminopyrimidine deaminase/5-amino-6-(5-phosphoribosylamino)uracil reductase RibD, producing the protein MSNSDHAYMARALELARKGLYSTHPNPRVGCVIVRDGKIVGEGWHAKAGEPHAEVHALRQAGDKARGATAYVTLEPCSHHGRTPPCADALIAAGITRVVAAMQDPNPEVAGRGLLRLMNAGIAVQGGVLGAEARALNAGFIKRMETGLPLVRVKLAMSLDGRTAMASGESQWITGPAARAAVQRLRARSSVVLSGADTLLADGARLTVRPDELGLGAEMTALAQVRPPLRVLVDGRLRVPLSAPFFQAGPALVATCAAATSRCRYQDDGHELLAIPGSSGHVDLRKLLVELAARGANEVLVEAGPKLAGAFARLGLVDEYQLFVAPKFLGSSARPLLDLPLARMAEAPSLKIVDMRAVGDDWRIVAVPDRAN